Within the Methanoculleus sp. SDB genome, the region ACACCGCTATCCGCACGCTCCAGCAGGAGGTGCCTGTCCATTCGGCTGCGGTGGAGCTTGTGAGGGCCTCCCTCCGTTCCCGCCTGCTGATGGTGGAGAAGACAGAGGAACTGCTCGATATGGCGCTCTTTTACGAAGGAGAGCAGGATTTCCTTCATTCGGCATTTGATCAGATGGAGTACCTCATCAAGATGGACGGGCTGCGGCGCATCCACCGGCTGACCTCGGATATGTACTATGAGATCATGGCACGGAGTGTTCCGCGCGATCTCGGATTTAAACGGCGAACGGGACGTCCGCACCGCGATCCCGTCAATGCCATGCTTTCGCTCGGCTACGCCCTCCTCTTTGGCACGACGCTCGTGTCACTTGTCGGCGCTCATCTTGATCCCGACATCGGCGTGCTCCGGCAGGGTGATCGGTCGCTGGTGATTGATCTCATCGACCCGCTGAAGGCAATGATGGTCGACCGGGTGGTCTTCACGCGGGCCCGCGAGGGCATGCAGCCGGGGAGTTACGAGTGCGCCGATACACGCTGCCATCTCGCGGGCCGGATCACAAAGGATCTCGTGCGCAGGCTGCGCGAGACGATTAACCAGGAGATAATCGATACGAATATTCTCCGGTATCTCCGGTTTATCGGGAAAAAAGAGGATTTTCACTTCACATACTGATGGACGCCCTTCTCGATGGAGAAGTCCGGAAAAGCCATGAATTCGCATGCGTTCACGTTCACGTCCCGGACGATTGCACGGGGGCAGCCGTAGAGCATCGACGTGAACTTTTCCAGTATTACGGGTTCGGCCGTCGCGTGGATGAGCACACGCCCGTCCTCCAGGTTCATGACTTCACCGGTGATGCCGAGATTCGTCGCAATTTTCCGGATACAGGCACGAAAACCGACTTTCTGGACACGCCCCGAGATCATCACCCTGATCGTTCGGGGTTCTGTCTGCCTGCCACCCCGGGAGGATGTTTGTGCCATAGCAATCGTGTCAGAGGTGATATTCTGGGCCGGGAATACTTAAGTGTTAGTTGCGCGCAGGACGCCCGATCACCGCCATGATATCCGCCTGCAGCCGTTCGGCAGCGGTCCGGGTGTCGCCCTCGATAACGAGGCGCATGAAGGGTTCCGTTCCCGACGGGCGAAGGAGTGCCCATGCATCGGGACGGTTAATCCTGATGCCGTCCGTCAGGTCGGTTTCCTCACCGGCACAGGCACCGATGAGCCGTGAGCACAGGGCCGCGGGATCATCGGTATCGATTTTATCCTTTATCATGACATACGGGGGCAACGCTGCCGAAAGTGCCGACAGGGGCTCCGCGGCACCGGCAAGCAGGGCGACCATCGCCGCCGCCGCCATGCCGCCGTCACGGCAATGCTGGTGTGCGGGGAAGATAAGCCCGCCGTTCCCCTCACCCCCGAAGGAGACCGTTTCGCCGG harbors:
- a CDS encoding CRISPR-associated protein Cas1, with translation MASDLFPWQVVSGFGSHIRATTTTLTIQYRGTIREYPLSSVRHLLIVGGHSVHTSVINHLMREGACVSFFDADGTPMGTLRPFGFREDTAIRTLQQEVPVHSAAVELVRASLRSRLLMVEKTEELLDMALFYEGEQDFLHSAFDQMEYLIKMDGLRRIHRLTSDMYYEIMARSVPRDLGFKRRTGRPHRDPVNAMLSLGYALLFGTTLVSLVGAHLDPDIGVLRQGDRSLVIDLIDPLKAMMVDRVVFTRAREGMQPGSYECADTRCHLAGRITKDLVRRLRETINQEIIDTNILRYLRFIGKKEDFHFTY
- a CDS encoding acylphosphatase, translated to MAQTSSRGGRQTEPRTIRVMISGRVQKVGFRACIRKIATNLGITGEVMNLEDGRVLIHATAEPVILEKFTSMLYGCPRAIVRDVNVNACEFMAFPDFSIEKGVHQYVK